The following are encoded in a window of Rosa chinensis cultivar Old Blush chromosome 4, RchiOBHm-V2, whole genome shotgun sequence genomic DNA:
- the LOC112200481 gene encoding uncharacterized protein LOC112200481: MSVYLQASFVLCRVFVRSRGGTSKSENGLSSCAEETVSTVRHIGIQHGGFCTPHIVPEIHSDKSVPRNTDKSKDQMTLETEVDKQVETGPLSSIQTNEQVPSSVLGVGNPLLLDGLATEHLQSLMEGDFIELDDLID, translated from the exons ATGTCTGTCTACTTGCAGGCCTCTTTTGTCCTGTGCCGAGTATTTGTCAGATCTCGGGGTGGAACTAGCAAATCAGAGAATGGCTTAAGTTCTTGTGCTGAAGAAACTGTTTCCACAGTACGTCACATTGGAATTCAGCATGGTGGATTTTGTACTCCTCATATTGTTCCTGAGATTCACAGTGACAAATCTGTGCCTAGGAACACTGACAAGTCAAAAGATCAAATGACACTGGAGACTGAAGTTGATAAGCAAGTCGAGACTGGGCCTCTATCAAGTATTCAGACTAATGAACAG GTGCCGTCATCTGTGCTTGGTGTTGGTAATCCATTGTTGCTTGATGGTTTGGCCACCGAGCATTTACAATCCCTTATGGAGGGAGACTTTATAGAGTTGGATGATCTCATCGACTGA